A stretch of the Aphis gossypii isolate Hap1 chromosome 2, ASM2018417v2, whole genome shotgun sequence genome encodes the following:
- the LOC126549756 gene encoding hormone receptor 4-like: MNTDYNQFSRMTMDVHQHRNVTTAASSSPPSRYSPPVAAGVAQPVQTSLPAAVVALHQRPQKRSFDVAFLMAPDDLSKRRPRPLQAAQPVARSAFTKVSPDPPPSLSPASSPATPPPTDFAAYMHHGQLHHQQQLLSHHQPQQECSLSPPLPPVAAHFMSPFPLGFRSPFALMMPPRPQPTASVKDYQSPLQPPPPLPPHHHNQQQQQQLQQQQQQQQQHLHHQQQLQSLPAPSPLQFGQAAAAAAAVAALPAMLLPASIAAAALTLPSQNVCAKCNVSFRMTSDLVYHMRSHHKGGDGSGGGGAGGGIGGGVGGGSAAGVGGADAKKRRDMDKLRCPVCDESFRERHHLTRHMTAHQDKEGDRLDDEDDAPMQQQHHQPLLQHQHQGAK, translated from the exons ATGAATACAG ATTATAACCAGTTTAGCAGAATGACAATGGACGTCCACCAGCACAGAAACGTGACGACGGCCGCGTCCTCGTCGCCGCCGTCGCGGTACTCGCCGCCAGTGGCCGCCGGCGTCGCGCAGCCGGTGCAGACGTCGTTGCCCGCGGCCGTGGTCGCGTTGCATCAAAGGCCGCAGAAGCGCAGTTTCGACGTGGCGTTCCTGATGGCGCCGGACGACCTGAGCAAGCGAAGACCTCGGCCGTTGCAGGCCGCGCAGCCCGTCGCCCGGTCGGCGTTCACCAAAGTGTCGCCGGACCCGCCGCCGTCGCTGTCGCCCGCGTCTTCGCCGGCAACCCCGCCGCCCACAGATTTCGCCGCTTACATGCACCACGGACAGCTCCACCACCAGCAACAGCTGCTCTCACATCACCAGCCGCAGCAAGAGTGCAGCCTCAGCCCGCCACTTCCGCCGGTCGCGGCCCACTTCATGTCGCCGTTTCCGCTGGGCTTCCGGTCGCCGTTCGCGCTGATGATGCCGCCCCGGCCGCAGCCCACCGCCTCCGTCAAAGACTATCAGTCGCCGCTCcagccaccgccgccgctgccgccACACCACCACAAtcagcaacagcagcaacagttgcagcaacagcaacagcaacagcagcaacaCCTCCACCACCAGCAACAGTTGCAGTCGCTGCCGGCGCCGTCGCCACTGCAGTTCGGGCAGGCGGCCGCCGCGGCGGCTGCCGTGGCCGCGCTTCCGGCCATGCTGTTGCCCGCGTCCATCGCCGCGGCCGCGCTCACGTTACCGTCGCAGAACGTGTGTGCCAAGTGCAACGTGAGCTTCCGCATGACTTCCGATCTGGTGTACCACATGCGATCGCACCACAAGGGCGGCGACggcagcggcggcggtggcgccGGTGGCGGCATCGGTGGCGGAGTTGGCGGAGGGTCGGCCGCGGGAGTCGGCGGTGCGGACGCCAAGAAACGACGGGACATGGACAAGCTCCGGTGTCCGGTGTGCGACGAGAGCTTCCGGGAACGGCACCACCTGACGCGGCACATGACCGCCCATCAGGACAAAGAGGGCGACCGGCTCGACGACGAGGACGACGCGCCGATGCAGCAACAGCACCATCAGCCGCTCCTGCAGCACCAACACCAAGGGGCCAAATGA
- the LOC114126300 gene encoding vesicular glutamate transporter 1, producing the protein MDRPPENHSDGQPPFWKQRRNLVAFLAFLGFFNVYTLRVNLSVGIVAMTSSSGTKASEFDWSPELRGAILSSFFYGYISTQLIGGLLGTKIGGVKLIGYGVLCTAFLTILTPMAARYSVYLVIVLRVIEGVFEGVVYPGIHAVWSRWAPPAERTRLGSFAFSGSFVGTVFGYPLCGWLAEKYGWPSTFYVPGLVAIIWCMVWLTCITESPAEDKRITKEELNYIVDSIGPTDNNKISFLNYPWKDILTSMPVWAITCAHFCENWGFYTLLTQLPSFMNDVLKFNIGKGSLLSALPYLVMSIILQFSGFFVDWLRKNEILTTTQVRKIFNCGAFVSQTFFMYLASTSTSESGSIICLTLAVGLGAFAWSGFSINPLDIAPQYASILLGISNTFATIPGIVSPMLAGIIVQNKSAEEWHWVFLISSCIYLFGAVFYAIFASGERQSWAIIKTDEKNGHDNKTFDAKV; encoded by the exons ATGGACCGGCCACCCGAAAaccatag CGATGGCCAACCACCGTTTTGGAAACAGCGCAGGAACTTGGTCGCGTTCCTGGCATTTCTGGGTTTTTTCAACGTTTACACACTTCGGGTGAATTTGAGCGTCGGAATCGTAGCCATGACATCGTCCTCAGGCACAAAG GCGAGCGAATTCGACTGGAGCCCAGAACTTCGTGGTGCGATTTTGAGTTCGTTCTTTTATGGATATATTTCTACACAACTGATCGGTGGTTTGCTGGGCACAAAGATAGGAGGCGTAAAATTGATCGGTTACGGAGTGTTATGCACCGCGTTCCTAACGATCCTCACCCCAATGGCTGCCAGATATTCGGTTTATCTAGTCATTGTTCTCAGAGTCATCGAGGGAGTATTTGAG GGAGTCGTATATCCTGGTATACATGCCGTATGGTCGAGATGGGCGCCGCCCGCCGAACGCACCCGACTGGGATCGTTCGCTTTTTCCGGCAGTTTTGTGGGCACGGTTTTCGGATACCCGTTGTGCGGTTGGTTAGCCGAAAAATACGGTTGGCCATCTACGTTTTACGTACCag GTTTAGTAGCTATAATTTGGTGTATGGTTTGGTTGACGTGTATCACCGAATCTCCAGCAGAAGACAAACGCATCACAAAAGAAGAACTTAACTACATAGTTGACTCAATTGGTCCGACagataacaataaaa tcagCTTTCTTAACTATCCTTGGAAAGATATATTAACATCTATGCCGGTTTGGGCGATAACATGTGCACATTTTTGTGAAAACTGGGGATTCTACACATTGCTTACTCAATTACCAAGTTTCATGAACG ATGTATTAAAGTTTAACATAGGAAAAGGAAGTTTACTGTCAGCTCTACCATATCTCGTCATGTCTATTATTCTACAGTTTAGTGGATTCTTTGTAGATTGGCTTCGGAAAAATGAAATACTCACTACTACACAA GTGAGAAAGATTTTCAATTGTGGTGCttttgtaagccaaactttcTTCATGTATTTAGCATCAACTTCTACATCTGAAAGTGGATCTATAATTTGTCTAACATTGGCAGTAGGTCTTGGAGCGTTTGCTTGGTCTGGATTTAG cATTAACCCTTTGGATATAGCACCTCAATACGCCAGCATTTTGTTAGGAATTTCCAACACGTTCGCAACTATACCTGGCATTGTGAGTCCTATGTTGGCCggtattattgtacaaaacaaa AGCGCAGAAGAATGGCATTgggtgtttttaatttctagttgtatatatttgtttggaGCCGTATTCTATGCCATATTTGCTTCAGGAGAACGACAATCGTGGGCTATAATTAAAACCGATGAGAAAAACGGTCATGATAATAAAACTTTCGATGCAAAAGTTTAG